The proteins below come from a single Desulfitobacterium metallireducens DSM 15288 genomic window:
- a CDS encoding antibiotic biosynthesis monooxygenase — protein MLSVVHTFNGPDHDRLLADIRVGLNTIEGVEGFKFASINEQTNTDDILVFSKWEDRSSFENWANTIGENKAFKQATPQMFEVIEEKY, from the coding sequence ATGCTTTCAGTCGTTCATACATTTAATGGCCCAGATCATGACCGACTTCTAGCCGATATCCGAGTAGGCCTAAATACAATTGAAGGTGTTGAGGGATTCAAATTTGCTTCCATCAACGAACAAACCAATACCGATGATATTTTAGTTTTTTCAAAGTGGGAAGACAGAAGTTCTTTTGAAAACTGGGCAAATACAATAGGAGAAAATAAAGCCTTTAAGCAAGCAACCCCTCAAATGTTCGAAGTGATTGAAGAGAAGTATTAG